One region of Anticarsia gemmatalis isolate Benzon Research Colony breed Stoneville strain chromosome 2, ilAntGemm2 primary, whole genome shotgun sequence genomic DNA includes:
- the LOC142986169 gene encoding uncharacterized protein LOC142986169, with amino-acid sequence MKTFIALAFLVAGISASPYYVENSLDISTSDEERIVTGNIVSAIEKACQSIKDAGLDPLHIEKQDSKYALPVPVIYNSESLVEEVRSTGLSNVVIHRMNYAVVTSRLTFDIELPLISFSIGSASAEATLFGSKMGVKASGSVDVRSIRVTGTIRVNVGVISGISIRSVDITFALKGIDSKVKLVIQEKDYSEIVNKFLGSTIPDTLKTYSSEINELLGILLLEAINENLSSTNSIL; translated from the exons ATGAAGACCTTCATTGCTCTCGCTTTCCTCGTCGCAGGCATTTCTGCTTCGCCATACTACGTAGAGAATTCGC TTGACATATCGACGAGTGATGAGGAACGTATAGTAACTGGTAATATCGTGAGCGCTATTGAGAAGGCGTGTCAGTCTATCAAGGACGCTGGGCTGGACCCACTGCACATTGAGAAACAAGACTCCAAATATGCTTTGCCTGTGCCTGT TATCTACAATTCGGAATCCCTGGTGGAGGAGGTCCGCAGCACTGGTCTTAGTAACGTCGTCATTCATAGAATGAACTACGCCGTCGTCACTTCTCGTTTAACTTTCGATATTGAATTGCCGCTCATCAGCTTTTCCATCg GTTCTGCTTCAGCCGAGGCCACATTGTTTGGAAGTAAAATGGGAGTCAAAGCTTCAGGGTC GGTTGATGTGAGGAGCATTCGCGTCACCGGTACAATCAGAGTCAACGTCGGTGTCATCTCCGGCATCTCTATTCGCAGTGTTGATATCACTTTCGCTTTGAAAGGCATTGAT tCAAAGGTGAAACTGGTCATCCAAGAGAAGGACTATTCTGAAATAGTGAATAAATTCCTAGGATCAACCATTCCAGACACACTCAAGACTTACAGT TCCGAGATCAACGAACTACTGGGAATCCTTCTGCTGGAGGCGATTAACGAAAATCTGAGTTCTACGAATTCGATACTTTAA
- the LOC142978028 gene encoding uncharacterized protein LOC142978028, which translates to MKYFIAFALLIAGISASVVPQTEETSVSSERIVTGQIIAAINDLSQSIADAGLDPLNIKREAVSYALPVPVIFNAAAFVEEILCFGLSDIRINRMSYNALTFRLYFDLELPRIHLSAGTAFGQATLFDNKFEAEVSGGFDINRIRVIGTVHVRVLPISGISIRSISINFTVGSVYSYLKVSLLGQDISDPINTLLADTIPDTLKAFKSDIDKLLELVLFDIIDANL; encoded by the exons ATGAAATACTTCATTGCCTTCGCTCTTCTCATCGCTGGCATCAGTGCTTCAGTTGTACCACAAACTGAAGAGACta GTGTATCATCCGAACGTATCGTGACCGGTCAGATCATCGCCGCGATCAATGACCTCTCTCAGTCTATCGCAGATGCTGGTCTGGACCCCCTTAACATTAAGAGAGAAGCTGTATCATATGCTCTTCCTGTGCCTGT AATCTTCAACGCAGCTGCTTTTGTAGAAGAAATCCTTTGCTTCGGTCTTAGTGATATTCGTATCAATCGCATGAGCTACAACGCACTCACTTTCCGTCTGTACTTCGATCTTGAGCTGCCCCGCATCCATCTGTCTGCAG gcaCTGCTTTCGGCCAAGCCACGTTATTCGACAACAAATTCGAAGCTGAAGTTTCTGGCGG TTTCGATATCAACAGAATCCGCGTGATCGGTACAGTTCACGTGAGAGTCCTGCCTATCTCTGGTATCTCTATCCGTAGCATCAGTATCAACTTCACTGTTGGATCTGTCTAC TCTTACCTCAAGGTATCGCTCTTGGGCCAGGATATCTCAGACCCCATCAACACATTGTTGGCTGACACTATCCCAGACACTCTTAAGGCTTTCAAG tctGACATCGACAAACTTCTCGAGCTTGTTTTGTTCGACATCATCGACGCCAACCTGTAA